The following are from one region of the Jatrophihabitans telluris genome:
- a CDS encoding glucose-6-phosphate dehydrogenase — translation MATASRSTSRPASRSTAAPEPGPTVFVLFGATGDLAKRMVLPAFYTLATRGLLPKDWMLVGNGRGDVAHEDFRAHVHQVLTEFGPTLKPAEWKRFAARLRFAGGGFNSDDPGSLLDVIAEARKSVGHSAQLVHYLAVPPVAFPELTKALGEHDLARGARVVFEKPFGTSPEQFRSLDRIVHSVLQEDQVYRIDHFLGKEATQDLHVLRFANGIFEAMWNRDHIAEVQIDVPERLGINDRAGFYDATGAVLDMLVTHLFQVAAEVAMEPPASLSADDLQAAREKVIGRFRRLDPDEVVLGQFAGYRDVPGIASRSRTDTYVAATLWIDNARWRGVPFLLRTGKRLAAGEQRVSLILRAPNGPFAGVTGHSNVLSFSLAGDGQIDLSVLAKKPGPGRELDRATTSLPLGQLAGAQPLPPYVRLIHDVLLGDRSLFTRPDGLSAVWKVATPLLEHRPRLHSYPQGSWGPPAARKLVPSGRWLLGQ, via the coding sequence ATGGCGACCGCTTCCCGTTCAACCTCCCGCCCGGCCTCGCGATCGACAGCAGCGCCAGAGCCGGGTCCGACGGTCTTCGTGCTCTTCGGGGCGACCGGTGACCTGGCCAAGCGGATGGTGCTACCCGCCTTCTACACCCTGGCCACCCGTGGCCTGCTTCCCAAGGACTGGATGTTGGTCGGCAACGGCCGGGGCGACGTCGCGCACGAGGACTTCCGGGCCCACGTCCACCAGGTGCTCACCGAGTTCGGGCCCACCCTCAAGCCTGCGGAGTGGAAGCGGTTCGCCGCGCGCTTGCGTTTCGCCGGTGGGGGATTCAACAGCGACGATCCGGGCAGCCTGCTCGACGTCATAGCCGAGGCGCGCAAAAGCGTCGGGCACAGCGCCCAGCTCGTCCATTACCTCGCGGTGCCGCCGGTTGCCTTCCCCGAACTCACCAAGGCCCTCGGCGAACACGATTTGGCCCGCGGCGCACGGGTCGTCTTCGAGAAGCCGTTCGGCACGTCGCCGGAGCAGTTCCGATCTCTGGACCGGATCGTGCACTCGGTGCTGCAGGAGGATCAGGTGTATCGGATCGATCATTTCCTGGGCAAGGAGGCAACCCAGGACTTGCACGTACTCCGATTCGCCAACGGCATCTTCGAGGCGATGTGGAACCGCGACCACATCGCTGAGGTGCAGATCGACGTCCCGGAGCGACTCGGAATCAACGATCGCGCCGGCTTCTACGACGCCACCGGGGCCGTGCTAGACATGCTGGTCACCCACCTGTTCCAAGTGGCGGCCGAGGTCGCGATGGAGCCGCCGGCCAGCCTGTCGGCCGACGATCTGCAAGCCGCGCGGGAGAAGGTCATCGGTCGCTTCCGGCGGCTGGATCCCGACGAGGTCGTCCTCGGACAGTTCGCCGGGTATCGCGACGTGCCGGGAATCGCGAGCCGTTCCCGAACGGACACCTATGTCGCGGCCACGCTGTGGATCGACAACGCACGCTGGCGCGGGGTGCCGTTCCTGCTCCGGACCGGAAAGCGGCTGGCGGCCGGCGAGCAGCGGGTGAGCCTGATCCTGCGCGCGCCGAACGGCCCGTTCGCCGGAGTCACCGGCCATTCGAACGTGCTGTCTTTCTCGCTGGCCGGCGACGGCCAGATCGACCTGTCCGTGCTGGCCAAGAAGCCCGGGCCCGGCCGCGAGCTGGATCGCGCTACGACCTCGCTTCCGTTGGGGCAGTTGGCCGGGGCGCAGCCGCTGCCGCCCTATGTGCGGCTCATCCACGACGTGCTGCTCGGGGACCGGTCCTTGTTCACGCGCCCGGACGGGCTGAGCGCGGTGTGGAAGGTGGCGACCCCGCTGCTGGAACACCGCCCGCGCCTGCACAGCTACCCGCAGGGCTCCTGGGGACCGCCGGCGGCCCGCAAGCTCGTCCCGTCCGGTCGGTGGCTGCTCGGACAGTGA
- a CDS encoding methyl-accepting chemotaxis protein: MSALKKSGLGSFLDNRSLLVKMLAAVGVALFAAAAITWVSVASMNSIRTRSAAASSQAMAGERALGDFRESVAKVTGDSLASSIPAYASAGLQAMPGDIKAAQDAVAGLTVALRGTSGEPAAAAATTAWKNLAAFNSSAKKPTSESEGQAIVTEYNSLMAALGRAEAAARTAVDQLVADTNGHSHARQNSAVRTVVLAFVLGSLISLGLALVVARRVRGNLIRVGAVAEGMAAGQLTRRTGLVSTDEVGTMAAALDRATEQLQRDFSQVSVNAGNLASAATGLAHAAASAAGSVEQASGKSGLVATEAQTVSSDVQTMASAGEQMAASIREIGRNAADATQTAARAVDIVNTTNATITRLGTSSSQIGDVVKVITTIAEQTNLLALNATIEAARAGDAGKGFAVVAGEVKDLARETAKATEDITRRVDAIQADTTGAVMAITEFNSIIENINRFQLTIASAVEEQSSTTDDINRTLNSAADSSSQIAASITDIAEATQQTASVVGEASAAAAEVSQLSNELTSLVGRFQL, encoded by the coding sequence GTGTCCGCGCTGAAGAAATCCGGTCTTGGTTCGTTCCTGGACAACCGCTCGTTGCTGGTCAAGATGCTCGCCGCGGTCGGGGTGGCCCTTTTCGCCGCCGCTGCCATCACCTGGGTGTCCGTCGCCTCCATGAACTCGATCCGCACCCGGTCGGCCGCCGCGTCCAGCCAGGCCATGGCCGGTGAGCGGGCCCTGGGCGACTTCCGGGAGAGCGTCGCGAAGGTGACCGGCGACAGCCTCGCCAGTTCGATTCCGGCCTACGCATCCGCCGGGCTGCAGGCCATGCCCGGTGACATCAAGGCCGCCCAGGACGCGGTCGCCGGCCTCACCGTCGCGTTGCGCGGCACCAGTGGGGAACCCGCCGCCGCCGCGGCCACCACGGCCTGGAAGAACCTCGCGGCCTTCAACAGCTCCGCCAAGAAGCCGACGAGCGAGAGCGAGGGTCAGGCGATCGTCACCGAGTACAACTCTCTGATGGCCGCTCTCGGCAGGGCCGAGGCCGCCGCCCGGACCGCTGTCGACCAACTCGTCGCCGACACGAACGGGCACAGCCACGCCCGCCAGAACAGCGCGGTCCGTACCGTCGTGCTGGCCTTCGTCCTCGGCAGCCTCATCTCCCTCGGCCTGGCGCTGGTCGTCGCCCGGCGGGTCCGGGGCAACCTCATCAGGGTCGGCGCCGTGGCCGAGGGCATGGCCGCGGGTCAACTGACCCGGCGCACCGGCTTGGTGAGCACGGACGAGGTCGGCACCATGGCCGCCGCGCTGGATCGGGCGACCGAGCAGTTGCAGCGCGACTTCTCCCAGGTCTCGGTCAACGCCGGCAACTTGGCCAGCGCCGCAACCGGTCTCGCCCACGCCGCGGCCAGCGCCGCGGGCTCGGTCGAGCAGGCCTCCGGCAAATCGGGGCTCGTGGCCACCGAGGCGCAGACGGTGTCCAGCGACGTCCAGACCATGGCCAGCGCCGGTGAGCAGATGGCCGCCTCCATCCGTGAGATCGGTCGCAACGCCGCCGACGCCACGCAGACCGCCGCGCGGGCCGTCGACATCGTCAACACCACGAACGCCACGATCACCCGGTTGGGCACCTCGTCCTCGCAGATCGGCGACGTCGTGAAGGTCATCACGACTATCGCCGAGCAGACGAACCTGCTCGCCCTCAACGCGACCATCGAGGCCGCCCGGGCCGGCGATGCCGGTAAGGGCTTTGCCGTGGTCGCCGGTGAGGTGAAGGACCTGGCCCGCGAGACGGCCAAGGCCACCGAGGACATCACGCGGCGTGTGGACGCCATCCAGGCCGACACGACCGGGGCCGTCATGGCGATCACCGAGTTCAACTCGATCATCGAGAACATCAACCGGTTCCAGCTGACCATCGCTTCTGCGGTCGAGGAACAGTCCTCCACCACCGATGACATCAACCGCACGCTCAACTCGGCCGCGGACAGCTCCAGCCAGATCGCGGCGTCGATCACCGACATCGCCGAAGCGACCCAGCAAACCGCTTCGGTGGTCGGCGAGGCCAGCGCCGCGGCGGCCGAGGTGTCGCAGCTGTCCAACGAGCTGACGTCCCTGGTAGGCCGCTTCCAGCTCTAA
- a CDS encoding exodeoxyribonuclease III → MRIASWNLNSAKARLPRMVDWLADRQPDVLLAQETKATDESWPADAFAELGYESAHLGNGRWNGVAILSRVGLESVTRGLDAQPLFEDVVEPRAIGATCGGLRLWSLYVPNGREVGHLHYRYKLDFLAAVGAQAATERARFGAHTGFGLLGDFNVAPHDDDVWDITAFDGLTHVSAPERQAVTALMTDTGDEPLIDLSPRASADHDDLRPPYTFWEMRMLGFAKGRGMRIDLALVNPALAQRVADVWVDRDARKGAAPKAPSDHAPLVVDLD, encoded by the coding sequence GTGCGCATCGCTTCGTGGAACCTCAACTCGGCCAAGGCACGGCTACCCCGAATGGTGGACTGGCTCGCCGACCGGCAACCGGACGTCCTGCTCGCTCAGGAGACCAAGGCCACCGACGAGTCCTGGCCGGCGGATGCTTTCGCAGAGCTTGGATATGAGTCCGCGCACCTGGGCAACGGACGGTGGAACGGGGTGGCGATCCTGTCCCGGGTCGGCCTTGAGTCAGTCACCCGGGGCTTGGACGCCCAACCGCTGTTCGAGGACGTGGTCGAGCCCCGCGCGATCGGGGCCACCTGTGGCGGACTTCGACTGTGGTCGCTCTACGTCCCCAACGGACGGGAGGTCGGACACCTGCATTACCGCTACAAGCTCGACTTTCTGGCCGCTGTGGGCGCGCAGGCCGCCACCGAACGGGCCCGGTTCGGCGCGCACACGGGATTCGGACTGCTTGGTGACTTCAACGTCGCCCCGCACGACGACGACGTCTGGGACATCACCGCCTTCGACGGACTGACTCACGTATCGGCGCCCGAACGGCAGGCGGTGACCGCGCTGATGACCGACACCGGGGACGAGCCGCTGATCGATCTCAGCCCACGCGCGTCCGCCGATCATGATGACCTGCGCCCGCCCTACACCTTCTGGGAGATGCGCATGCTGGGCTTCGCCAAGGGACGCGGCATGCGAATCGACCTCGCGCTGGTGAATCCGGCGCTGGCGCAGCGGGTCGCGGATGTGTGGGTCGACCGTGACGCTCGCAAGGGAGCCGCACCGAAGGCACCGTCGGACCACGCCCCGCTGGTGGTCGACCTCGACTGA